Proteins co-encoded in one Montipora capricornis isolate CH-2021 chromosome 12, ASM3666992v2, whole genome shotgun sequence genomic window:
- the LOC138027965 gene encoding dnaJ homolog subfamily C member 24-like, whose product MASGNCTKERELTNPYSILGVSTNSSYEEIKRAYQKLLLKFHPDKLDESLSQKDRDKACARFLAVDQAWKLLNNQGSRAKCDRRLQEQKLSQDWPVSAEVDLDDMEYHEDIRTFSSVCRCSGEYLISESDLENGQDTVCCSGCTLSIRVLYNELSEGTDDEDEEIVNRTNFR is encoded by the exons ATGGCGAGTGGTAACTGTACGAAAGAGAGAGAACTCACAAACCCTTACAGCATACTTGGTGTTTCAACAAACTCCAGCTATGAAGAAATCAAACGAGCATATCAAAAGCTTCTACTCAAG TTTCATCCTGATAAGCTCGATGAATCATTGAGCCAGAAAGATCGTGACAAAGCTTGTGCAAGATTTTTAGCGGTAGATCAAGCATGGAAGCTCCTCAATAACCAAGGCTCCAGAGCGAAATGTGACAGACGGCTACAAG AACAAAAACTCTCCCAAGATTGGCCGGTTAGCGCTGAGGTAGATCTTGATGACATGGAATACCATGAAG ACATACGGACCTTCTCCAGCGTGTGCCGTTGCAGTGGAGAGTACTTGATTTCCGAGAGTGATTTGGAAAATGGACAAGACACAGTGTGTTGTTCAGGTTGCACCTTGAGTATCAGAGTGCTGTATAACGAACTATCTGAAGGGAcagatgatgaagatgaagaaatTGTGAACAGGACCAATTTCAGATGA
- the LOC138026380 gene encoding small ribosomal subunit protein uS10m-like isoform X1 codes for MAVQHIRFCRCLQLLRYSYPTVAVSSFFSLTNEVLNYSQRNSSLGIAYCGHRKRRLFHPQNSYGARQYTKQFSPVTSDSKSALYSLISIKVKGSDEAVLKSYTEFITIAAGHLKIDISGRIILPTSIQRHTVLKSPHIYKKHRAQYEVRTHAQMLQVKNVTGDTADTFLEYIQRNIPEGVSMSVEQTALEPFPEFFELPAEAKAFLDEQKTQSEKNDISAIEQ; via the exons ATGGCGGTTCAACACATTAGATTCTGCAGATGTTTACAGCTATTACGCTACTCTTATCCTACTGTCGCAGTCAGTAGTTTCTTTTCGCTGACGAATGAG GTTTTGAATTATAGTCAAAGAAATTCTTCTCTTGGCATAGCTTATTGTGGTCACAG GAAAAGGAGACTTTTCCACCCACAGAATAGCTATG GTGCCAGGCAATatacaaaacaattttctcCAGTAACGTCTGATagt aagaGTGCCCTTTACTCGCTGATTAGTATCAAAGTCAAGGGAAGTGACGAAGCTGTGTTGAAATCCTACACAGAATTTATTACGATTGCAGCTGGTCATCTAAAAATTGATATCTCCGGCAG AATCATACTTCCTACATCGATTCAAAGGCACACGGTTTTAAAATCTCCTCACATTTACAAGAAACACAGAGCGCAGTACGAGGTTCGAACTCATGCACAAATGCTACAG GTTAAAAATGTGACAGGCGACACAGCTGACACATTTCTTGAATACATCCAGCGGAATATTCCAGAAGGAGTAAGCATGAGTGTGGAACAAACAGCTTTGGAACCTTTTCCGGAGTTTTTTGAACTCCCCGCTGAAGCAAAAGCTTTCCTTGATGAACAAAAAACACAGTCAGAGAAAAATGACATATCTGCGATTGAACAATGA
- the LOC138026380 gene encoding small ribosomal subunit protein uS10m-like isoform X2, whose product MAVQHIRFCRCLQLLRYSYPTVAVSSFFSLTNEVLNYSQRNSSLGIAYCGHRKRRLFHPQNSYGARQYTKQFSPVTSDSSALYSLISIKVKGSDEAVLKSYTEFITIAAGHLKIDISGRIILPTSIQRHTVLKSPHIYKKHRAQYEVRTHAQMLQVKNVTGDTADTFLEYIQRNIPEGVSMSVEQTALEPFPEFFELPAEAKAFLDEQKTQSEKNDISAIEQ is encoded by the exons ATGGCGGTTCAACACATTAGATTCTGCAGATGTTTACAGCTATTACGCTACTCTTATCCTACTGTCGCAGTCAGTAGTTTCTTTTCGCTGACGAATGAG GTTTTGAATTATAGTCAAAGAAATTCTTCTCTTGGCATAGCTTATTGTGGTCACAG GAAAAGGAGACTTTTCCACCCACAGAATAGCTATG GTGCCAGGCAATatacaaaacaattttctcCAGTAACGTCTGATagt aGTGCCCTTTACTCGCTGATTAGTATCAAAGTCAAGGGAAGTGACGAAGCTGTGTTGAAATCCTACACAGAATTTATTACGATTGCAGCTGGTCATCTAAAAATTGATATCTCCGGCAG AATCATACTTCCTACATCGATTCAAAGGCACACGGTTTTAAAATCTCCTCACATTTACAAGAAACACAGAGCGCAGTACGAGGTTCGAACTCATGCACAAATGCTACAG GTTAAAAATGTGACAGGCGACACAGCTGACACATTTCTTGAATACATCCAGCGGAATATTCCAGAAGGAGTAAGCATGAGTGTGGAACAAACAGCTTTGGAACCTTTTCCGGAGTTTTTTGAACTCCCCGCTGAAGCAAAAGCTTTCCTTGATGAACAAAAAACACAGTCAGAGAAAAATGACATATCTGCGATTGAACAATGA